The Bacteroidota bacterium genome has a window encoding:
- a CDS encoding GyrI-like domain-containing protein — MRTFTKVIIWIIAILVILVIISYLLPGKYYIERSVVINADKEIIFDQFCDYNNWENWTPWGKELDSAATIEFIGSCEEGAIQKWDGEIMGNGEMMITRLIPYEIMEYELKFDGGKYRSQGSMFLEPEEEGYRVTWTDEGDLGYNPITRYMGLMIDGMMGPDFEKGLNKLKEVAEGMPDFPDIEVTEVEPVIALSITDSSTLDQMGMKMAELYELLSGYITARKANITGPAYCVFHSWDPEGHTVIEAGFPVDKELPEKLNMKSTLTPGGKALKSLFIGPYDQSEAVYMAMDKYLKHNKLEMAGGPWEVYLNDPVTEPDPNKWETLIYFPIK; from the coding sequence ATGAGAACATTTACCAAAGTAATTATCTGGATTATTGCAATTTTGGTTATCCTGGTGATCATTTCTTATTTGCTGCCCGGTAAGTATTATATCGAACGCAGCGTGGTTATTAATGCAGACAAAGAAATCATCTTTGATCAGTTTTGTGATTACAACAACTGGGAAAATTGGACTCCCTGGGGAAAGGAGCTTGATTCTGCAGCCACGATCGAGTTTATCGGATCCTGTGAAGAGGGAGCTATTCAAAAATGGGATGGAGAAATAATGGGAAACGGTGAGATGATGATAACCCGTTTGATTCCTTATGAAATCATGGAATATGAACTTAAATTCGACGGAGGTAAATACCGGTCGCAGGGTAGTATGTTCCTTGAACCGGAGGAGGAGGGATACAGGGTAACCTGGACCGATGAGGGTGATTTGGGATACAATCCCATTACCCGTTATATGGGTTTGATGATAGATGGTATGATGGGGCCGGATTTCGAAAAAGGATTAAATAAACTGAAAGAAGTTGCCGAAGGGATGCCCGACTTCCCCGATATTGAGGTCACTGAGGTGGAACCTGTTATCGCGCTTTCCATCACCGATAGTTCGACACTTGATCAGATGGGAATGAAAATGGCTGAGCTCTATGAACTGTTAAGCGGATATATTACTGCCAGAAAAGCAAATATAACCGGTCCTGCTTATTGTGTCTTCCATTCCTGGGATCCGGAAGGCCATACCGTAATTGAGGCTGGGTTTCCGGTCGACAAGGAATTACCTGAGAAACTGAATATGAAGAGCACTCTTACCCCAGGTGGTAAGGCTTTGAAGAGCTTGTTTATTGGACCCTATGATCAGTCGGAAGCCGTTTACATGGCCATGGATAAATATTTGAAGCATAATAAGTTGGAAATGGCCGGAGGGCCCTGGGAAGTATATCTTAACGACCCGGTCACCGAGCCCGATCCCAACAAATGGGAGACATTGATTTATTTTCCTATAAAGTAA
- the dinB gene encoding DNA polymerase IV — MYTEERCIVHFDLDTFFVSVERLQNSRLQGKPVIIGGLSDRGVVASCSYEARKFGVHSAMPMKMARSLCGDAMVIRGDMDLYSRYSRMVTGIIAEQSPVFEKASIDEHYIDITGMDRFFGCYRWTHELRERITRETGLPISFGLSVNKTISKMATNEAKPNGELQIPGQQVMPFLSPLSIRKIPMIGARSYQLLRSMGVSTVGTLSRIPPEMMESLMGKNGIVIWKKANGIDHTPVQSYSERKSIGSETTFESDTIDIAEIQRIITYKVEKLAFELRKKQKLASCVTVKIRYANFDTHTLQQQIPYTSFDHILIKTSLDLFSKLYQRRMLIRLVGVRLSGLVGGVQQLDLFEDSPEMISLYQAMDSIRIRFGKTAIRRGIGV; from the coding sequence ATGTACACAGAAGAGCGTTGTATCGTGCATTTCGACCTCGATACTTTTTTTGTATCGGTAGAGCGTTTGCAGAACAGCCGGCTGCAAGGCAAGCCGGTGATCATCGGGGGGCTTTCCGACCGGGGTGTGGTTGCCAGTTGCAGTTATGAAGCCAGGAAATTCGGTGTGCACTCTGCTATGCCGATGAAAATGGCCCGATCCCTCTGCGGTGATGCGATGGTCATACGGGGTGACATGGACCTTTACAGCCGCTATTCGAGAATGGTCACCGGCATCATTGCCGAACAATCGCCCGTTTTCGAAAAAGCCTCCATTGATGAGCATTATATAGACATCACGGGCATGGATCGTTTTTTTGGCTGTTACCGGTGGACACATGAGCTGAGGGAACGCATTACCCGGGAAACCGGATTGCCTATCTCTTTCGGTTTGTCGGTAAACAAGACCATTTCGAAAATGGCTACGAACGAAGCCAAGCCAAACGGAGAATTGCAGATTCCCGGTCAGCAGGTCATGCCTTTTCTGTCTCCCTTATCCATCCGTAAAATCCCCATGATAGGTGCCAGATCATACCAGTTGCTCCGCTCCATGGGTGTTTCCACCGTGGGAACGTTAAGCCGTATCCCCCCGGAAATGATGGAAAGCCTCATGGGAAAAAACGGCATTGTAATATGGAAAAAGGCTAACGGGATCGACCATACCCCTGTTCAGTCCTATTCCGAACGCAAATCGATCGGCTCGGAAACAACATTCGAGTCCGATACCATCGATATTGCCGAAATACAGCGGATCATAACCTATAAGGTAGAAAAGCTGGCCTTTGAACTTCGAAAAAAGCAGAAACTGGCTTCCTGTGTAACGGTAAAGATCCGTTATGCGAACTTCGACACACACACGTTACAGCAACAGATACCTTATACTTCCTTCGACCATATCCTGATAAAAACAAGCCTGGATCTTTTCAGCAAGCTATATCAGCGCCGTATGCTGATACGGTTGGTAGGTGTCAGGCTTAGTGGCCTGGTGGGAGGAGTGCAGCAACTCGACCTGTTTGAAGACAGTCCGGAAATGATCAGCCTTTACCAGGCTATGGACAGTATACGCATACGCTTCGGGAAAACGGCAATCAGAAGGGGAATTGGAGTATAA
- the dnaE gene encoding DNA polymerase III subunit alpha: protein MYWNSHSYYSLRYGTLPVEKLVERAKSLGIDALGLTDINNSSGVMDFVKACRENGISPMAGISFRDGDKLLYTGLAMNNEGFRELNEFLSNHTLEATALPSLPPAFTNAFVVYPYGSRDTKGLRENEYIGVGIRDVSRLPFSRYRYSQDKLVIQHPVVHRGGEDFLLHQNLRAIDLNTLITKLRPDNLAGIEAFMVSAEKLLRRYQDFPEIIANTERMMRSCSINFDFQSVKNKRTFTGSVYDDRILLEKLARDGLVYRYGKSCEQARKRMEGELEIISKLGFAAYFLITWDIIRYSMSRGFYHVGRGSGANSLVAYCLKITDVDPIELNLYFERFINPKRSNPPDFDIDYSWNERDEVQDYIFKRYGRNHTALLGAMSTFKGRSIYRELGKVYGLPKNEIDLLVEHPGSEFNNSEIIRNIHSLAVKVIDFPNIRSIHAGGVLISEEPITYYTALDLPPKGFPTTQWDMYVAEDIGFEKLDILSQRGIGHIRDCADIVMENRGIKVDVHQVEKFKQDPDVKRMLRSGETNGCFYIESPAMRGLLKKLHCDNYLSLVAASSIIRPGVARSGMMKEYIRRFHNPRGFSYLHPVMEEQLSETYGVMVYQEDVLKVCHHFAGLDLADSDVLRRAMSGKFRGKKEFQRIVEKFFTNCKERGYPDEITREVWRQIESFAGYSFSKAHSASYAVESYQSLFLKAHYPKEFMVAVINNFGGFYTSWVYFNEARRWGANILLPCVNNSEYKTCIRGEDVYIGFIHLANLENKTAWAIVSERNAHGTFASLEDFCARVPAGIEQMVILIRAGAFSFTGKTKAHLLWEAHLIIGKKNRTPESNPLFRHSSKGFRLPQLENSPTEDAYDEIELLGFPVSLSYFDLLQSPPESCFLASGLAESIGKIIEITGLLVTIKYVKTIKRDIMHFAAFLDKSGEFFDTVHFPDALKKYPFRGNGVYRVTGKVVEEFGFPSIEVHKMEKMALVKDPRA from the coding sequence ATGTACTGGAATTCACATTCATATTACAGTCTGCGCTACGGTACCCTTCCGGTTGAAAAACTCGTGGAAAGGGCAAAAAGTCTGGGGATAGATGCCCTGGGCCTTACCGATATCAATAATTCCTCCGGGGTCATGGACTTTGTAAAAGCCTGCCGGGAAAACGGTATAAGCCCCATGGCAGGCATCAGCTTCAGAGACGGGGATAAGCTACTCTATACCGGCCTGGCAATGAACAATGAAGGTTTCAGAGAGCTGAACGAGTTTCTCAGCAACCACACCCTGGAAGCTACTGCTCTTCCCTCCCTCCCTCCTGCCTTTACCAATGCCTTCGTGGTGTACCCTTACGGCAGCCGCGATACCAAAGGGCTCCGGGAAAATGAATATATCGGGGTAGGGATCAGGGACGTATCGCGCCTGCCGTTTTCCAGGTACCGCTATAGCCAGGATAAACTGGTCATCCAGCATCCGGTGGTACACAGAGGGGGTGAAGATTTTCTGTTGCATCAAAATCTCCGGGCCATTGACCTCAATACCTTGATAACCAAATTAAGACCAGACAATCTTGCCGGTATTGAAGCCTTTATGGTATCTGCAGAGAAGCTACTCCGGCGTTACCAGGATTTCCCGGAGATCATCGCCAACACCGAAAGAATGATGCGTTCCTGCAGTATTAACTTTGATTTTCAGTCGGTTAAGAACAAAAGGACTTTTACCGGCAGTGTTTATGATGATCGCATATTGCTGGAAAAACTTGCCCGTGACGGCCTGGTTTACCGTTACGGCAAATCCTGTGAACAAGCCCGTAAGCGTATGGAAGGGGAGCTTGAGATCATCTCTAAACTTGGTTTTGCCGCTTACTTTCTGATCACCTGGGATATCATCCGCTATTCCATGTCGCGGGGCTTTTACCATGTAGGCAGGGGCAGCGGGGCCAACAGTCTGGTAGCTTATTGCCTGAAGATCACAGATGTTGACCCTATTGAATTAAACCTTTACTTCGAGAGGTTTATCAATCCGAAGCGCAGCAATCCTCCCGATTTCGACATCGACTATTCATGGAATGAAAGGGATGAAGTACAGGATTACATCTTCAAGCGCTACGGTCGCAATCATACTGCTTTGCTCGGAGCCATGTCGACCTTTAAAGGCCGCTCCATTTACCGGGAACTGGGCAAGGTTTACGGACTCCCGAAGAATGAGATCGACCTTTTGGTAGAGCACCCCGGGTCGGAATTCAACAACAGCGAGATCATCCGGAATATCCACTCCCTGGCGGTTAAAGTGATCGACTTTCCGAATATCCGGAGCATCCATGCCGGGGGTGTGCTGATCTCTGAGGAGCCTATAACGTATTACACCGCCCTTGACCTGCCCCCCAAAGGTTTTCCAACCACGCAATGGGATATGTATGTCGCCGAGGATATCGGCTTTGAGAAACTTGATATCCTGAGTCAACGGGGCATTGGCCATATTCGCGACTGTGCGGATATTGTCATGGAAAACCGTGGCATCAAAGTCGACGTTCATCAGGTGGAAAAGTTCAAACAGGATCCGGATGTGAAGCGCATGTTGAGATCCGGTGAGACCAACGGTTGCTTTTACATTGAAAGCCCGGCTATGCGCGGCCTCCTGAAAAAGCTACACTGCGATAATTACCTCAGCCTTGTGGCTGCCAGCTCCATCATCCGCCCCGGTGTAGCCCGCTCAGGAATGATGAAGGAATATATCCGGCGTTTCCATAATCCCCGGGGCTTTTCATACCTTCACCCGGTAATGGAAGAACAACTCAGCGAAACCTATGGTGTTATGGTTTATCAGGAAGATGTCCTGAAGGTTTGTCACCACTTTGCAGGGCTCGACCTGGCCGATTCCGATGTACTAAGGAGGGCAATGAGTGGCAAATTCCGGGGGAAAAAGGAATTTCAACGCATTGTGGAGAAATTCTTTACCAATTGCAAAGAAAGAGGGTACCCGGATGAGATCACCCGGGAAGTATGGCGGCAGATAGAGTCTTTTGCCGGGTATTCGTTCTCCAAAGCCCACTCGGCTTCGTATGCGGTGGAAAGCTACCAGAGTCTTTTCCTGAAAGCCCATTATCCGAAAGAGTTCATGGTTGCCGTAATCAACAATTTCGGCGGATTTTACACTTCCTGGGTTTACTTTAATGAAGCCAGGCGCTGGGGTGCCAATATACTCCTGCCCTGTGTCAACAACAGCGAATACAAGACCTGCATACGGGGGGAGGATGTTTACATCGGTTTTATTCACCTCGCCAACCTGGAAAACAAAACGGCATGGGCCATTGTTTCGGAGAGAAATGCCCATGGGACCTTTGCTTCCCTGGAAGATTTTTGCGCAAGGGTTCCGGCAGGGATAGAACAAATGGTGATCCTGATCCGTGCAGGGGCCTTTAGTTTTACAGGAAAGACCAAAGCCCACCTTCTTTGGGAAGCCCATCTCATCATTGGTAAGAAAAACCGCACACCCGAAAGTAATCCGCTATTTCGCCATTCCTCAAAAGGATTTCGCCTTCCCCAGCTGGAAAACAGCCCGACGGAAGATGCCTACGACGAAATCGAATTACTGGGCTTTCCGGTGTCGTTAAGCTATTTTGATCTCCTTCAATCGCCTCCTGAAAGCTGTTTCCTTGCCTCCGGACTTGCAGAGTCAATTGGTAAGATTATTGAAATCACAGGGCTGCTGGTCACGATCAAATACGTAAAGACGATTAAAAGGGACATCATGCATTTCGCCGCCTTCCTTGATAAAAGCGGGGAATTCTTTGATACCGTTCACTTTCCGGATGCATTGAAGAAATATCCTTTCCGGGGAAATGGAGTATACCGGGTCACAGGTAAAGTAGTGGAAGAATTCGGATTTCCCAGTATTGAGGTTCATAAAATGGAGAAAATGGCTCTTGTGAAAGATCCGAGAGCTTAG
- a CDS encoding SOS response-associated peptidase: MCGRYVLVQKAEVIEKRFNVTFPEHLEWKAAYNISPGNQAPVITGDKPREIQLFYFGLTPFWARKPMYLFNARAEGDHNQENDPEYKGSKGIITKPAFRKPIRSQRCLVPADCFIEGTIKEKLAKPFVVYLKDGIRPFSFAGLWDSWTNKETGEVIHSFAIITTVANSLLQRIPHHRSPVILDQRDEALWLDNDLPLSGVTHLLRPYPAEKMNAYPISDRIRNPKADGPELLKPAGERLAPEYEVRTRSDLTLQGMGSNKRYTDPLDLLWEN; encoded by the coding sequence ATGTGCGGCAGGTATGTCCTGGTTCAGAAAGCAGAGGTGATTGAAAAGCGTTTCAATGTTACGTTCCCGGAACATTTGGAATGGAAGGCGGCTTATAATATTTCCCCGGGGAACCAGGCACCTGTCATCACAGGGGATAAACCCCGTGAAATCCAGTTATTCTATTTCGGATTAACCCCTTTCTGGGCCAGGAAACCCATGTACCTGTTCAATGCCCGTGCTGAAGGCGACCATAACCAGGAAAATGACCCGGAGTATAAAGGCAGCAAGGGAATAATAACCAAGCCGGCTTTCAGAAAACCTATCCGTTCGCAGAGGTGTCTGGTTCCTGCAGATTGTTTCATTGAAGGCACTATTAAGGAAAAACTGGCTAAGCCATTTGTTGTTTATCTTAAGGATGGAATAAGGCCGTTCTCTTTTGCCGGGTTATGGGATTCGTGGACCAACAAGGAGACAGGAGAGGTAATCCATTCCTTTGCGATTATCACCACTGTGGCAAATTCTTTACTTCAACGCATACCCCATCATAGATCCCCGGTAATTCTGGATCAAAGGGATGAAGCGCTATGGCTGGATAATGACCTGCCGCTTTCGGGAGTTACGCACTTACTCAGACCATATCCCGCTGAGAAAATGAATGCTTATCCAATATCCGATCGCATCCGTAATCCAAAAGCCGATGGCCCGGAACTTTTAAAACCGGCAGGGGAGAGGCTGGCTCCGGAATACGAGGTAAGAACCCGCAGTGACCTCACCTTACAGGGTATGGGCAGCAATAAAAGATATACCGATCCCCTTGACCTGCTTTGGGAAAACTAA
- a CDS encoding GIY-YIG nuclease family protein, producing MYAVIDVETTGLNAKSERITEIAILVHDGNQVVDSFQTLLNPEKRIPHMITGLTGIDNRMVAEAPYFFEVARKIVEMTEGKVIVGHNVAFDYGFIRHEFQRLFYDFKRKTICTKKLARKLLPGRRHYGLGSLCKDLEIANSARHRAAGDAMATARLFEFLLSKERNFLESSLRHYSSGLEPSVVDRLPEDIGVYYFLDKEGQIIYIGKSVNIRDRVISHLNNNITKRAIDMRDQMAGIHYELTGSELIALLLESYEIKRHKPPFNRQQRRVSYPYGLFDFPDKDGFINLEIRRIRAGDHPLTSYSNAREGREHLNYLLENYTLCQKYCGLYKTQGPCFHHQIHRCQGACAGLEGHETYNHRVEEAIARYISAEDSYFIIDRGRFRDERSVVKIVNGHYCGFGYMDINETAYAEALMDCIKPYPENRDTHIILKGYLRSHKDKVTLLKIGEPAIQ from the coding sequence ATGTATGCCGTTATTGATGTAGAAACGACCGGGCTGAATGCCAAATCAGAACGAATTACGGAGATTGCTATCCTCGTGCATGACGGGAACCAAGTGGTTGATAGTTTTCAAACCCTCCTTAATCCGGAAAAAAGGATCCCACACATGATAACCGGCCTGACAGGAATAGATAACCGGATGGTTGCGGAAGCACCGTATTTTTTTGAGGTTGCCCGAAAAATTGTGGAGATGACGGAAGGCAAGGTGATTGTCGGTCATAATGTTGCTTTTGATTACGGGTTCATTCGACATGAGTTCCAGCGTTTATTCTACGATTTTAAAAGAAAGACCATCTGCACCAAGAAGCTGGCCCGCAAACTGTTACCCGGACGGAGGCATTATGGGCTTGGGTCTTTATGCAAAGATCTTGAAATAGCCAATTCAGCGAGACATCGTGCAGCCGGAGATGCCATGGCAACGGCCAGGCTTTTCGAGTTTCTATTGTCGAAGGAAAGAAACTTCCTGGAGTCATCCCTGCGCCATTACAGTTCAGGACTGGAACCTTCTGTTGTTGACAGGTTGCCGGAGGACATTGGTGTGTATTACTTTCTCGATAAAGAAGGGCAGATTATTTATATCGGAAAAAGCGTGAATATCAGAGACAGGGTGATCTCTCATCTGAACAATAACATCACCAAACGGGCTATTGACATGAGGGATCAAATGGCCGGCATCCATTATGAGCTTACGGGAAGCGAGTTGATTGCCCTTTTACTGGAGTCTTATGAGATAAAAAGGCATAAGCCTCCTTTTAACCGGCAACAACGAAGAGTCAGTTACCCTTATGGCTTGTTTGATTTTCCGGATAAGGATGGGTTTATAAACCTTGAAATCAGAAGGATAAGAGCGGGCGATCATCCCCTCACCAGTTATTCCAATGCCCGTGAAGGTCGTGAACATCTTAATTATCTCCTGGAAAACTATACACTTTGCCAAAAGTACTGTGGATTATACAAAACCCAGGGCCCATGTTTTCATCATCAGATCCACCGTTGCCAGGGAGCATGTGCAGGTCTGGAAGGTCATGAAACATATAATCATCGTGTTGAAGAAGCTATTGCCAGGTACATAAGCGCGGAGGATAGCTATTTTATTATTGACCGTGGCCGCTTCAGGGATGAAAGATCGGTGGTTAAAATTGTAAACGGTCATTACTGCGGTTTCGGATACATGGATATCAACGAAACGGCTTATGCCGAAGCCCTGATGGATTGCATAAAACCCTATCCTGAAAACCGGGATACCCATATCATTCTTAAAGGGTATTTGAGAAGCCATAAAGACAAGGTTACACTTTTGAAAATTGGGGAGCCGGCAATACAATGA
- a CDS encoding LexA family transcriptional regulator: protein MYFSSNIKLLRKRRGRTQDDVAHALNMKRPTLSGYENNVAEPGIEALMAFSKYYNIAIDTLIRIDLAGLAESQLSQLEKGFDVYLNGSSLRVLATTVNSDNEENIELVNEKAMAGYTRGFADPEFIRILPAFQLPFLSKNRKYRTFQIQGDSMLPIPDKSWVTGEFVQNWKATRNNFPHIILTLDDGIVFKIVDNQIETKGVLRLSSLNPLYEPYEIPVTQVKEMWKFVHYISSELPEPNLPMDRMAGELQELKKQVHAIQTSLNL from the coding sequence ATGTATTTCAGTTCCAACATTAAGCTTCTCAGGAAGCGGCGCGGCCGCACCCAGGATGATGTGGCTCATGCGCTGAACATGAAAAGGCCGACATTGAGCGGTTACGAAAACAATGTTGCCGAGCCGGGCATAGAAGCGCTGATGGCTTTTTCGAAGTATTACAACATTGCCATTGATACGCTGATCAGGATAGATCTTGCCGGGCTTGCTGAAAGCCAGCTTTCCCAGCTGGAAAAGGGTTTTGATGTGTATCTGAACGGAAGCAGCCTGCGTGTTCTGGCCACTACCGTGAACAGCGATAATGAGGAAAATATCGAGCTGGTGAATGAAAAGGCCATGGCAGGTTATACCCGTGGGTTTGCGGATCCTGAATTCATCAGGATATTGCCGGCTTTCCAGCTTCCTTTTTTATCGAAGAACAGGAAATACCGGACTTTCCAGATACAGGGGGATTCAATGCTCCCCATCCCTGATAAATCGTGGGTTACCGGAGAGTTTGTCCAGAACTGGAAGGCTACCCGTAATAATTTCCCTCACATCATCCTTACTCTTGATGATGGCATTGTGTTTAAGATCGTTGACAACCAGATAGAAACGAAAGGTGTACTCAGGCTCAGCTCATTGAACCCTCTTTATGAACCTTATGAAATACCTGTTACCCAGGTCAAGGAAATGTGGAAATTTGTCCATTACATCAGTTCAGAGCTACCGGAGCCCAATTTACCCATGGATAGGATGGCAGGGGAGTTACAGGAGTTGAAAAAACAAGTGCATGCAATACAGACCAGCTTAAACCTCTGA
- a CDS encoding DUF362 domain-containing protein — protein MSNKLNRRSFLRQGTLAGAASIVGLSLIPRISWGSILKTTPDLVVVNGEEYFDNTRKAVEMLGGMKRFVGQGQIVGLLVNSDFEDRGAYVNPDIVLSIIQQCVDAGAQEFICLQKIKDEYWQRSMHYSDLQQLMDKVKSVESNVFPAKFNEEDFRTVPEIQGAVLLKDMEIVKAIDNCDVFINIAIGKHHATTLYTGAIKNMMGICTRKSNVFMHLGAGTKNDPEHLGQSLAEINLYRKPDLVIVDSSYFITTNGPVGPGEIKQPQKILAGTDIVATDSMGARLLGYEASDILHIVKAHELGQGEIDLSMIIVKET, from the coding sequence ATGAGTAATAAGCTAAACCGTAGATCATTTCTTCGCCAGGGAACGTTAGCCGGGGCGGCCTCAATTGTTGGATTATCATTGATCCCCAGGATATCATGGGGAAGCATTCTTAAAACTACTCCTGACCTTGTGGTGGTTAATGGAGAAGAATATTTCGATAATACCAGGAAAGCCGTCGAGATGCTTGGTGGTATGAAACGTTTTGTCGGCCAAGGACAGATTGTTGGGTTATTGGTTAATTCTGACTTTGAAGACAGAGGAGCCTATGTCAATCCTGATATCGTTCTTTCCATTATTCAGCAATGTGTTGATGCAGGTGCGCAGGAGTTTATCTGCCTGCAGAAAATCAAAGATGAATACTGGCAACGCAGTATGCATTATTCTGATCTTCAGCAATTAATGGATAAAGTGAAAAGTGTTGAATCCAATGTTTTTCCTGCCAAATTTAATGAGGAAGATTTCAGGACCGTTCCTGAAATCCAGGGTGCAGTTTTGCTCAAAGACATGGAGATCGTAAAAGCAATAGATAACTGTGATGTTTTTATCAATATTGCCATTGGGAAGCATCATGCGACCACCTTGTATACCGGGGCCATAAAGAACATGATGGGAATCTGTACACGTAAAAGCAATGTATTTATGCACCTGGGTGCAGGAACAAAAAATGATCCGGAACATCTGGGGCAAAGCCTTGCAGAGATAAACCTATACCGGAAACCCGACCTTGTGATTGTTGATTCCTCCTATTTTATAACTACCAATGGACCCGTAGGTCCGGGTGAGATTAAACAACCACAAAAAATACTGGCAGGGACGGATATTGTTGCAACCGATTCCATGGGCGCCCGCTTGCTTGGTTATGAAGCCTCAGATATTCTCCATATAGTAAAAGCACATGAATTAGGTCAGGGGGAAATCGATCTGTCAATGATTATTGTCAAGGAAACCTAA